A single region of the Fibrobacter sp. UWP2 genome encodes:
- a CDS encoding glycoside hydrolase family 13 protein produces MSNEHFFTSHYTSHMNAPDWVKDAIFYQIFPDRFCRSERYHAVGKFVPWETKPTRENMFGGNLAGITDKLKYIKNLGANALYLCPIFKSNSNHRYHTVDYFEIDPVLGTLEDFDKLVQKAHELGLRIILDGVFNHCSRGFFQFNSLMELGENSPYVDWFHVHSWPIHAYSGKPNYECWWGFPALPKFNTSNPDVRAFLFSVAEYWMRRGIDGWRLDVPNEINDDSFWQEFRRRVKKINKDAYIVGEIWDEPGRWLQGDQFDGVMNYPFRKAVTAYLFDEHPISIGEFAERLQKAFPADQFGVPMNLLGSHDVTRLASLPKSSVSRVKLALALLFFLPGAVSLYYGDEIFMKGGKDPDNRRTFPWDALPEAKKHPIFAHLRALVGLRNKEPALRRGSLQISLEGRQLSIIRSFKGSSLKLSIFDGNADQQTGYTITKG; encoded by the coding sequence ATGAGTAATGAACATTTTTTCACCTCACACTACACATCACATATGAACGCCCCCGACTGGGTTAAAGACGCCATCTTCTACCAGATATTCCCCGACCGGTTCTGCCGTTCGGAGCGTTACCATGCCGTGGGCAAGTTCGTGCCGTGGGAAACCAAGCCCACCCGCGAGAACATGTTCGGCGGGAATCTCGCGGGCATTACAGATAAATTAAAATATATCAAGAACCTCGGGGCAAATGCCCTTTACCTATGCCCGATTTTCAAGAGCAATTCGAACCACCGCTACCACACGGTGGATTACTTCGAAATCGACCCCGTGTTGGGGACGCTCGAGGATTTTGACAAACTGGTCCAAAAGGCCCACGAACTGGGGCTCCGCATTATATTGGACGGCGTGTTCAACCACTGCTCCCGCGGGTTCTTCCAGTTCAACAGCCTCATGGAACTGGGCGAGAATTCTCCCTACGTGGACTGGTTTCACGTTCACAGCTGGCCCATCCACGCCTACTCGGGCAAACCCAATTACGAATGCTGGTGGGGGTTCCCCGCCCTCCCCAAGTTCAACACAAGTAACCCCGACGTGAGGGCGTTCCTCTTTAGCGTGGCAGAGTACTGGATGCGCCGCGGTATCGACGGTTGGCGACTCGACGTCCCCAACGAAATCAACGACGACAGCTTTTGGCAAGAGTTCCGCCGCCGCGTCAAAAAAATCAACAAGGACGCCTACATCGTGGGCGAAATCTGGGACGAGCCCGGCCGCTGGCTGCAGGGAGACCAGTTCGACGGGGTCATGAACTACCCGTTCCGCAAGGCCGTGACCGCCTACCTCTTTGACGAGCACCCCATCTCCATCGGAGAGTTTGCGGAGCGGCTCCAAAAGGCGTTCCCGGCGGATCAATTCGGCGTGCCCATGAACCTGCTGGGGAGCCATGACGTCACCCGCCTTGCAAGCCTTCCCAAGAGCAGCGTGAGCCGGGTCAAGCTAGCCCTCGCCCTCCTCTTCTTCCTCCCGGGGGCAGTCAGCCTCTATTACGGGGACGAAATCTTCATGAAAGGGGGCAAAGACCCCGACAACCGCCGCACCTTCCCGTGGGACGCCCTCCCCGAAGCCAAGAAACACCCCATTTTTGCCCATTTAAGGGCTCTTGTAGGGCTCCGGAACAAGGAACCCGCCCTCAGGAGGGGCTCCCTCCAAATCAGCCTCGAGGGTCGTCAATTGTCCATAATCCGCTCATTCAAGGGCAGTTCGCTCAAGCTTTCCATTTTTGACGGAAATGCCGACCAGCAAACAGGTTACACCATTACAAAGGGCTAG
- a CDS encoding 4-alpha-glucanotransferase, which translates to MRYGDISTFQSGVAVPLFSLHSKTSIGIGEFLDLIPFARWCELCNFNIIQLLPVNDTGSESSPYSARSAFALNPVFINIQAVVGSSEFEDEIENAKEKFDALEKIDYYKISTWKRFILRKIFDNRYDQLKKDKTLAAWIDKNTWAKPYCVYCTLKEQNNEASWKDWKHYQNPTEKDIEKLWNKYLKDCLFQAWIQGVAEMQFTTAVAEVSKMNVRIKGDIPILINEDSADAWANRNYFSMEDRAGAPPDMFSYSGQNWGFPTYRWDNLERDGFSWWKERLHQASKFYHAYRIDHVLGFFRIWSIPQTEVTGILGRFNPCIPLTWSVLNNGGFCRETLEYLRRPNYSVDQLREFLGEETDRLISLYFENLPNEQSRFVFKPEFYSEKSITTLDEPQNVKDVLLKVYWNRVFIPAGDENTFYPFWYWYNQPVLFTLPENEQQKLRELINQNEKSQELLWEQNATKLLSVLAKETDMLVCAEDLGAVPRCVPKVLKSLNILSLRIERWARNWDAPYSPYYDMAEYPRLSVCTTSCHDTSTLRGLWQEPDFDKNLYWSHAHLSGQAPEELTPPTVRNILAHVFSSNSLFCILPVQDYFALSSTLSEVPADKERVNIPGTVGGANWSYRMPCSVEELLDNASLASEIRKLVDVRKRRPMWKI; encoded by the coding sequence ATGCGTTACGGTGATATTTCAACATTCCAAAGCGGCGTAGCCGTCCCCCTCTTTAGTCTGCACAGCAAAACGAGCATCGGCATCGGCGAATTCCTCGACCTCATCCCCTTTGCCCGCTGGTGCGAGCTCTGCAACTTCAATATTATCCAGCTTTTGCCAGTCAACGACACCGGTTCCGAATCCAGCCCCTACAGCGCAAGGAGCGCCTTCGCCCTGAACCCGGTGTTCATCAACATCCAGGCCGTGGTCGGTTCCAGCGAATTCGAAGACGAAATTGAAAACGCCAAAGAAAAATTCGACGCGCTCGAAAAAATCGACTATTACAAGATTTCGACTTGGAAGCGCTTCATTCTCCGCAAGATCTTTGACAACCGCTACGACCAGCTCAAAAAAGACAAGACCCTGGCCGCCTGGATTGACAAGAACACCTGGGCAAAGCCCTATTGCGTCTACTGCACCTTAAAAGAGCAAAACAACGAAGCCAGCTGGAAGGACTGGAAGCACTACCAGAACCCGACCGAAAAAGACATCGAGAAACTTTGGAACAAGTACCTCAAGGACTGCCTGTTCCAAGCCTGGATCCAGGGCGTCGCCGAGATGCAGTTCACGACGGCCGTCGCCGAAGTCTCCAAGATGAACGTCCGCATCAAGGGCGACATCCCCATCCTCATCAACGAAGACAGTGCCGACGCCTGGGCCAACCGCAACTACTTCTCCATGGAAGACCGCGCCGGCGCCCCTCCCGACATGTTCAGCTACAGCGGGCAGAACTGGGGATTCCCCACCTACCGCTGGGACAACCTGGAACGCGACGGCTTTAGCTGGTGGAAAGAACGCCTGCACCAGGCGAGCAAGTTCTACCATGCCTACCGCATTGACCACGTGCTCGGATTCTTCCGCATCTGGAGCATCCCGCAAACCGAAGTCACCGGCATTCTCGGGCGTTTTAACCCGTGCATTCCCTTGACCTGGAGTGTATTGAACAACGGTGGTTTTTGCCGTGAGACGCTCGAATACCTGCGCCGCCCCAACTACTCTGTAGACCAGCTCCGCGAATTCCTCGGCGAAGAAACCGACAGGCTGATTTCCCTCTACTTCGAGAATTTGCCGAACGAGCAGAGCCGTTTTGTGTTCAAGCCCGAATTCTACAGCGAAAAGTCTATCACGACCCTCGACGAGCCGCAGAACGTCAAGGACGTACTGCTCAAGGTCTACTGGAACCGCGTTTTCATCCCCGCCGGGGACGAGAACACCTTCTACCCGTTCTGGTATTGGTACAACCAGCCGGTGCTCTTTACGCTCCCCGAGAATGAACAGCAAAAACTGCGCGAGCTCATCAACCAGAACGAGAAATCCCAGGAACTCCTGTGGGAACAGAATGCCACCAAGCTGCTCTCCGTACTCGCCAAGGAGACCGACATGCTGGTCTGTGCCGAAGACCTCGGCGCCGTGCCGCGTTGCGTGCCCAAGGTCCTCAAGAGTCTCAACATCCTTTCGCTGCGCATTGAACGCTGGGCAAGAAACTGGGACGCCCCGTATTCCCCGTACTACGACATGGCCGAATACCCGCGTCTCTCGGTTTGCACCACCAGCTGCCATGACACTTCGACCCTCCGCGGTCTGTGGCAGGAACCGGACTTTGACAAGAACTTGTACTGGAGTCACGCGCACCTGTCGGGCCAAGCCCCCGAGGAGCTCACCCCGCCTACCGTACGCAATATTTTGGCGCATGTCTTTAGCAGCAACAGCCTTTTCTGCATCTTGCCCGTCCAAGACTACTTCGCGCTGTCGTCGACTTTGTCCGAAGTCCCCGCCGACAAGGAACGCGTGAACATCCCGGGCACCGTCGGGGGCGCCAACTGGAGTTACCGCATGCCCTGCTCCGTCGAGGAACTCCTTGACAACGCGAGCCTCGCCTCTGAGATTCGCAAGCTGGTCGACGTGCGCAAACGCCGCCCTATGTGGAAGATTTAG